The Mytilus trossulus isolate FHL-02 unplaced genomic scaffold, PNRI_Mtr1.1.1.hap1 h1tg000024l__unscaffolded, whole genome shotgun sequence genome contains the following window.
gggccaaaaaggggtcttactaaacctactcctttgttcatatttagaagaaatttactttatgttaattgcttgcttccaggaagcaattccccgacatattttctgtATGCACAGTGAcatcagtgtgacccatctcgtagaAATCCGGTGATCataatacgcatggatgtccttcaAGTAGACTATtatatctgattgtacatgttaaacacgtgctcaatatccatgctttttGTTGATAGATGACAAATAGGTGACAATcgtattttcacaacaacactgaccgattgaaaagaaatgattttacgaaatttatgcgaaaaaatgataaaatcgtgcacagaagactaagtttctGATGTTTGTATGCACTAGTTCAAGAATTGGAATGCCTTTATTTTTCTCCTgacactcgtttcatatgactttaaatgaGATCGCTTATTGTAAAAACAAGCCAATTGAAACTATCATTTCAAATCCTGTTTAAACGTTATTATACATGGAAAATGACGTTTTATcttaatcaatgaaaaaaagtaaagagTCAAAAtcgtgttattaaaattgtggcCAAATTCCTTATAAAAgatattacttttttaaaattaataaacgCACACCTACATTAAACAGTTATGTgtgaaaaagtttaaaacatcCATTTAGATAAAACTAATCAAAATCATTGTTCTTCCTTATTGGGACATTTTAATACTTCTAATTATTTATAACCAttgctatttatttttaaaaatcgaatattatacaaattagtTCATGCTAACAGTTTTATATATTCTAGCAAGAAATGATGCATCGAGTAAAATACTGGTATATAACTTTCcttaaaatttcattattcTTAGAAAGTAATAAAACTCCAATTTTTCAAttagacatattttttattttcgttccttgtattataaatgaaattattgagGATTTCTAtcagatatacaaatatatcgagtttttagaagaaaaataatcaacacCCTGACTTCTGGGAAATCACTAGATCTCCATACAACATGATCAAAATCATAAACTTATTCCCTGAGCAGAAGTTACCTTTAATAAGTCAGGTGCGGACATATTACGTTGCCATAAATGGTTGATTTAACCTACGTACATtccaaatattaaataaaagggGAACTAAAGCAAGCCTCTATCTCGAAGTTTGAAACAGAGCAGTGAACATCTCTAAAGCTGTAAGTATAAGTTTAAGATCACATTGTTTTGTATACAATACTTCATTGCATGTCAGTGTAAAAAAGgcaaacaatttatattttaaacatatttgagaGTGAATAAACGGTGTTTGAGTTCGTGAATATTAGTATTTCTTTGAAGTTGGAACAGGATTAGTGTTTCCTGCtatacagacattaacaaccatGTGAATCCATACACAAACAGATAGCACAACCGTTAAATTTACAGATAAGACTACAATATATATACTGACATCTTAAGATCAAAGATCGTGAACATATGTCGCTATTGAGGTAAGACATTACCACATCGTGTccgtcaaccaattcgtgatggtaaCCGTTCAAGGTATTTATTGTCTATTGCAGCCATCttctttttaacaaatatatgaaGATCTGGTATGAGTGAAAATAAGataactctctatccaagtgacaatttataaaagtaaacagtaTAGGTCAagatacgaccttcaacacagagcattgGCTCATACTGAGCAGCAGGCTTAGTCTGCTTGAGAAGTTTTTAAGAAAGGGGCAAATATCTAAATGAGATAGGAAATTGGAAGTTGTCATTGGAAAAGaggaaatcaaatatttttttgtcaaagattCTTGTTGGAATCCGTTTATCTGTGTCACTTTCGTTAACAAAATCAAGGAAGATTTGACGCAAAAATTCTACATTGGCAATATCATAGATATCAGCTTCAATGGGATATATAAGCACTCACTGAAACGTGGATAAGGTTAGTTAAAAGGTTAAAATGCAAGGGTTATTGAAAGTCCAAATCTTCTTGGTCTTTCTACGAAGCTGACCAAACTTTAAGGAAAAACGCGAAAAATTAATGGATTTGTATCTGTTTGATAACAGCTCAGCCCttgaaattattaaagaaaatgaGTTTGTGTCTGTAACAATTCTAATTCGATTActttttccattttattgatttcgactacttttaaaaaaatggttaaacgCCGGAATTAATTGTGGTGTTAATTGTACTggtattttaaatatatgttttgagtattttataatatacaagtGTACATTTCTAACATATGCTATGTACACCATTATGATATATGTTTATCGTTACGGGTTTCTGTGTCACAGAAAGCCATGATTTTTTCTCGAATTTTTAATGCCTCAATCTTTTCGCTTTTCATCGCTTTCCCCAAATAAGATTTGATAAAGAATATGCAACGTCCATCTACAACACGACGGTTGTCACACGTGAAGCAGGATCTTACAACCGTTCCGATGCACCCCAGGTCGTCCATGGGGTTTAGGTGGGATTCGTGCTGCTCattttatattaagtattgttttTCGCTGTGTATCATTTATACAATTGGTGTGAATTTCTACATGCACGTATTTTGATtttcctgtgtattatacatccagtaataaaataaatcggTACCTAAAGAATATGTTCATGttgctatatatatagctttatttggcaaaacgtttcgGAATTTCGAGTCATCTATACTCTTCAAATTCGTAAAGTATTTGATCTTATTACTTTTTTTAGCGAAATGATAatgaattttaatcctggtatatatgataagTTTACCGTTACACATACCACTTATtatctgttttttgttttgctgtTATTTCAGATCAAAAGATGAATggcttattctttttttttatattctatattcATGTACTTTCTAACCAGATCGTTTTCCTGTTCACGAATTATCATAGCAATTACGGATAACTTGGTTTACATTTTTTGGGAGCAAATTTGATAAGTTGTTATTGATACAGTTGTGTTACCAGTTCCTTCAGGGAGAAGTACAAAACTAATTAAAAAGACGACTGTATTATTTAATAACACATGTATTCTACCAGGTCAAGCGGGTGATAATTGTATTGCGTACATAACACTGTTTCTAAATACTGTCAAATCATTCATTGACAAAAAAGAGTCAATTTATTCCCCGTCTAATACTGATTAAGATgagttcttttattttaaaatatcttacaCTTAATATAACTTCTTAAggtaaaatgtttcaaaataaaaatttgttaagaaaagtaaaaataaattaaaacaaataagaactcaaagtaaaatttaaatagcGAAGTTCCTTAgcaaatggcaatatcaaaagctaaaacacatcaaacgaatggaaaacaactgtcatatttcttacTCGTACAGGCCtttcttgtgtagaaaataTAGATTTAACTTGGTCGTAAAGTTCactaaatctctcacttgtatgaaacTAAGGTTCCTTCTCCAACTTTCAGGCAAAACGTTGACCTTTGATTAACTTTCGGTTATTATTTTAAACCCATTTTGTTCATCAAGCTCCGAAAGCATCTATTTTTGGCTATCGTATTGTTGATTTTGTTTGCTTGAAAGTGATCTATGGTAAGCTTCAActtaaaaagtttttatttttatattttaatactatTTTAGATTATTCCTATTTTGTTGAATTCGCTTCCACTTATGCCAATAGCTATTCTAACGTTGATTCTCCAATTTATATGATGAGCTTTAGGGTCTCAATGTATTTGCAGATTCGTCAGTTCGATGcaccttttacaaaaatagtaTGAATAATTTCGGATACGCTATGTCAATTCACACCTTTTTGGTGGGATTCATAATTCCCAATCATCTGTTTTCTGAATTGTTTTTTGGACCGTTGTTTGTCTTTAAGATGTTTCCGTTTGGGCATGATgctgtctgtttttttttataattacaccATTATCAACACAattctattttaatatttttgtaacaaataaaaactgcATCAAATAACACCAGCACAAACTTAATCAATATTCTATATTCAACTGTTCGAAATTTACCAGTGACGTCTCTTTTTGTGGCGTTGATACATTCTTTTGACACACAgttcataattgtttttgatGTACTTACGGACTGTTCTCAATTAATTTTAGATGATTGTTGCTATTTTGTGGGCGACGGGCGACATTTTAATATGTTCtattatgttgtttatttgtgttattCTCTGTTCTGagtgttttgtgtttttggacCGTTCGTTTGTCTTTAAGATGTTTCCGTTTGGGCATGATGCTGTCTGTTTTAAACAATAACACCATTATCAATACAATTCTATATTCAACTGTTCAAAATTTACAAGTGACGTCTCTTTTTGTGGCGTTGATACATTCTTGTGACACACAGTTCATAATTCTATTTTGCTGTACTTGTGTACTGTCCTTAAATAATTTTAGGTGGCCGACATGTTAATATGTTCTATTACgttgtttatttgtgtttttctctGCCATGagtgttcttgcatttatttgtactgtattcgTGGCAGGTGATATTGCCATTTAAGAGGTATGTTCAACAATGGCATATAAGCGGGAGGTTTTTCTTATGGTAGTTGTTTTCAATAAGTCCGTGTCTATGCATGTTGCCGcttgtttttgttacagttaaTGGTTTTGTTATTGCTTATAATTGGTGTGTTACccttggttttggtttgtgaacATGATTTGTTTCAGTTAAATCCATTGATGattattgaacagcggtatactactattacctttctttttcctagataaatattttttttaccacatttgcttttttgtgttaataatttttatttctaattttgatagtttttgttttcaTCGTTTAAACAAGCCAAGCAACACAAAAAACGAAGCGCATTATACTATTTCATATAGTTCAATGTGTTTCTTGTtcttaaaatcttgaaattgaAAATCCGTAAATGTGAATTTTGCTAAATTGTGTAATTTAAAGGCAATGTGACATCCTTTTTATGTCTAACCATTTTGACCCGTCGTCAACGGTCGTCATCTATTCAATataaatttcttcttttatttaatattattcaaggtAGAACATTACGTCCCGAAAACATGGGTGGTTTTCTTTTCATTACCATGACCTGATTTGAACAGTAAGAGATACATGTAGACTGTATGTGACAACAAAGCAACGTTTCTTATCAGCagcaacatatatttattataacgTCTATTTTCTGTTCATATGtcacaaaatttgaaatcatcaCAATGAAAATGACTATGACATAAACAAAACCGACTCAAATTATTCACCTGTTGGATCAGGATGATGATAGTTTGAAGATGCAAAGAAAAAAAGGGCAATAAAACCAACATTACGTGATTTTGTAAAAGGTCGTCATGATTTCACCAGCAGACTTATATACAGCAACGTAAAGTTGGAGATTTTAATCAGCTAATCATTTTGTGATCAATTCCTTCTGGGTAGTAAAATAATGTGCAAttcccaatttattttaaattcaatatcaCATTTCTATAGGAAGGAAGATACACAAATTTATTACCCAATCATGAGAAGATAATAATAGCAATTGTacttcaataatgatgatttttctCTGACGTCGTATGTTCGTTTAGAGACTTAATGTTGTATAAAAACGATTGGCTGAAAGAACTTATTGatttagatttaaataaaatacagaaaaaaataatgtgacaTCCAAAACATCATTAAACGAAACTGAACACGCCTTGGCATAAATCAGAAGACGAAAACAAAACCCCGAGATAGACAACATTATTAGTAATAAATCATGCAATAAATTGCTAgattttcaataatttgaaaaaatgtactTGTTCTCCGTAAAAGAGGCAGACGAAAtgtatttctgtaatttgtcaTCATTACTGTGATTGTCTTAAGAGTCTTTGTTAAAAGACATAATATATCATATCTTATCTGAAGGTGgcatattatgaataaaaacgTTTCCTAAAGATAATGTCTTCCCCTTTTATATTTTCTCTTTGCTGTTTCCTGATGATGCTGATCTGTGGCTCCTTATTGCAAGGACATTTACTCAGCCTAGTACTGTGGTTTTTCTAAACCAAAACACACTGACTGCTATTTCATAATATAAGCAACATCGTGCGCTtgtgacctaatacgatatatatggggtcagtaaattccatatgggatGAGAGCGAAGCTCGAATCCCTGCacggaatttactgaccccatatttATCggattaggtcactagcacactatgtaacgactTTATTTTACCGTCTATCTAAAATGTGAAATTTAGACTAGTGGCCTATAAAGTTGATCACGTCTTAAATACTGATCTCTTAGTATTATGAACCAACTTCCATAAGtctattcaaaatcaaattcaaacaataaCAACTTGCTAGCTTTAAATGTGTAGTATTGAATCAATTTCAATCgttcattattcatttaatCGGCGGTTGAAAGCTTTAAGATTTGTTTCCCACCACCGTGTTGTTTGTATAAAGGGACACAACTCCACTACTAGCCTACTATGGAACTTTACTAAcctaatatggaatatacacggtctccacgcgGTTTCTCTAAACCAAACATATTCGCAGAAATGTATAGGAGATAAGATAAATTAGATTATCGGGTTTGCTGCATATTGATATCAAATTTGATGTTGATCGGTACTGATGATTTAGAGCGACATAAGAACAAAAAAAAGCggcttatatttttttcctcGTTGTTTTTTCCTGGTCTTAACATAGCTTAACGAAAATATGCATGATATTGTCTTCTCACACATAGTGTCATCGCTAATAACTTCCACTCGGACATTTTAACGTCAAATCTGAACAGAGTTTCTTAAAAGTGGTGAAAACACCAAAAATAAATCTACCAGTCGTGTTTGTAATGCTACAAAATCTttacacatattttaatttcaaaagagtccaaagaaaaaattatacaagGACACTTTATATAATGTAGGTATCAGCTTTtcgttgatatttaaaaaaaaaaggcgcCATCTTATTATCCTCCGAGGTGACCACCACAGACGACTGACGGTCACACAACCCGATTTAAACTATATATGGACAGAAAACACGTAAATCGTAAATGCAATCACAAAATTACGATTTTCGTTTTTAGATCTGTTTAATTTCAAGTTATTGTACATCCCGGTTTTActtgtataagaatgattttcgTTGGTCAGATCAGTCAATGAAATTGTTATTCCTTGCATcgcttttgtttcatttttcaatgtTGAAATTCTATACTTTTCAGCTAAACAAACATATTGACCTCAGTCTGAGCACATAAGAACCCAATCTTTATTAAAGGTCAACTAAAAGATTGCCTATTCAGCGCAtgtgtaaataatattttattgtgaataaataaagaattatcaacacatatatttaaatacttCAAGTCGTTTTGCTCTACACTAGAAgtttagaaaacaacaaatgaaGAGTTTTGGTTACCAAGACCAAgagaatacaaatatattaaagcAATTGTTCTCGTGATATATATACTCATAAAACGGACCTTTcaaatttatcatatacatCATGTTAATGACTGATCgacagatttttgttttatatttaaagacaATGAAATATACAACGATACTGATCTCATTGGCAGTCCTTTCTCTTCACATTTCCTGTATACATGGCTGGTTTTTTGAAAGCCCAGAACACCCGACAAGACGAGAGGACGAGGTATGTATGATATTgtataatcatttatatatgttatgaaatATAAGGTTTGGTATTATTTCCAATAAGGGAACTATCCTACACAGTCCAAAATGAAGCAGATTAAAACACATATGAGTAAACGTGTGGTTTCCGACAATGAGTTTATTCAATAAATGAACATTTCCAATCTTTGATAGCAAATAATATTTAAAGAGAGAGTCGTTATATTGAAAAACGACGAAGAGAcgaacaacaataaaaaaagagaCAAGGAATTTAATAAATTGGGAACCTCGAACCCTATCATAATCCTACTCTCGTGtatctaagaaaaaaatatcttttgaatCGGAAACTTCCTGACCATATGTTTGTCTTAAACCTGGGACATAAATTGAACATCGATATACtataatatttatacatgtaagaTCGTAATATGATTGTTTTGTACTTCCAGTTAACAGATATTGCTGAGGTAAATCCAGAAGATCTAGATGATATGcagttatttttaacatataaacCTTACTTTTTGGAATACGCCAGACAACAAATGTTAAGGAAGAGAAATCCACCATCAAAACGATCACTGCCAATCATGTTGCGACAACggaaagaaaaataagaagCTTGActttaatacaataaaatatgtaccaactgtacaaaattatttttgcatGTAGTTAGccaatatttataataaaaaataattaacgtATAACTCACTTTTAGTCGCAAGCAGACATGTACTGAAAAAGTTTttcgaattgattttttatacTAAAGGACCGAATTGCAATGTAAGTTATGCCCCCTTAATTTATCGGCGTGAATGCTAccgttttatacatgtataatgcttGCAATGTGTCAAGTATTGAGCTACAGACAATATTCTATCAACAGATAACTCGCATTTCAGTTTATTGAAAAGTGAGTCGATGACCCTACTTTCATAAAGTCTTGGTGTAAATAAATCCGTTTAGAGTAATTATATGGAGTTTTTTTAAAGGAGACGAAATGAGGGTCAGCCTTAGTACAACTACTTCGGACGAATATATCATTTAATCCAAAACGGACAGACTTTATGGTCACTGTTACTAATTTGATATtattcaaaaatgatatttgtacatgaaatagatataacattaaatagataatattttattataaacattacaTACACTTATATAACTTCTGGTAGGACTAAATTAGGGGAAATGTTCTTTAGTTTGATATGCAAGTTATAAGAAGGAGGATCATAAACAATTGACTAACTAATGGAATCGTTATAATataagaactgaaatcaattTACAAATTGAACGTTTACATTAAATCCTATGGTTTGAATATCTTCGATTGTCTCTGTTAtctaagtaaaaagaaaatatcaataattaacaATTATCCATATTGTACCACTCtgataaataattgaaaataataatattctgtcaatac
Protein-coding sequences here:
- the LOC134699105 gene encoding uncharacterized protein LOC134699105 yields the protein MQGGRLFCYLNAPSSNNIKSRWIFKTMKYTTILISLAVLSLHISCIHGWFFESPEHPTRREDELTDIAEVNPEDLDDMQLFLTYKPYFLEYARQQMLRKRNPPSKRSLPIMLRQRKEK